The following coding sequences lie in one Chryseobacterium culicis genomic window:
- a CDS encoding ROK family protein, translated as MSLIDLSKQVALGVDIGGTNTKFGIVNHRGEVLDKGNLRTDAYEKVEDFIDALYEHVRPMMEKYGTEAHFDGIGVGAPNANYYKGTIELAPNLPWKGVIPFAELMTAKFNLPCTVTNDANAAALGEMLFGAARGMKDFIMITLGTGVGSGIIANGSLIYGHDGFAGELGHTIVKPGGRKHWSTGSEGSLEAYASATGITITAKKMRAEFPESMLNQYPEDEINSKTVYECAIKEDPIAIEVFRYTGQKLGEAIANFVMFSSPEAILLFGGVIKAGDFILKPAKLHMERNLLPIFRNKVKLVFSELDEADAAILGASALVWEK; from the coding sequence ATGTCATTAATAGATTTATCAAAACAAGTTGCCCTTGGAGTTGACATCGGCGGAACCAATACTAAATTCGGAATCGTAAACCACCGTGGGGAAGTTCTGGATAAAGGAAATCTGAGAACTGATGCCTATGAAAAAGTAGAAGATTTCATCGATGCTTTATATGAACATGTTCGTCCAATGATGGAGAAGTATGGTACTGAAGCACACTTTGACGGAATCGGAGTAGGCGCTCCCAATGCAAACTATTACAAAGGAACCATAGAACTTGCCCCTAACCTTCCATGGAAAGGCGTAATTCCTTTCGCTGAGCTGATGACGGCAAAATTCAATCTGCCTTGTACAGTGACCAATGATGCCAATGCTGCAGCGCTGGGAGAAATGCTTTTCGGAGCAGCAAGAGGAATGAAGGATTTTATCATGATTACCCTGGGAACAGGAGTAGGCAGTGGAATTATCGCTAATGGAAGCTTAATCTATGGACATGACGGGTTTGCCGGAGAATTAGGACATACGATTGTAAAACCTGGCGGAAGAAAGCACTGGAGCACAGGTTCTGAAGGAAGTCTGGAAGCCTATGCATCTGCCACAGGAATTACCATTACAGCAAAGAAAATGAGAGCCGAATTTCCGGAATCTATGCTGAACCAATATCCTGAAGACGAGATCAATTCTAAAACAGTATATGAATGTGCGATCAAAGAAGACCCGATTGCTATTGAGGTTTTCAGATATACAGGTCAGAAGCTGGGTGAGGCAATAGCCAATTTTGTAATGTTCTCTTCCCCTGAAGCTATTCTTCTATTTGGAGGAGTGATCAAAGCGGGAGACTTTATCTTAAAGCCAGCTAAACTTCATATGGAAAGAAACCTTCTTCCGATTTTCAGAAATAAAGTAAAACTGGTATTCAGTGAACTTGACGAAGCAGACGCTGCTATTCTTGGCGCAAGTGCTTTGGTTTGGGAAAAATAA
- a CDS encoding PepSY-associated TM helix domain-containing protein, protein MKKNHHHKKKPGFIKKWSAKLHLWFGLGIGFLIFIISITGALYVFKDEVENITRKDVIYHQEQNIEHKQVLPIRVMEKAVAEQVKEKYPIHWVNVPIDKKMSYMFFWYEHNTDAWNYFDEFPIYKQAYVNPYTGKVLRIYDEKNGFFNIVKMIHWSYLLKQDWGTYVVGIPVIIFIIMLISGIILWWPKNKAARKQRFAFKWKNIKSWKRKNYDLHNVLGFYASIFALIFSITGLFYAFFVVQAMIYVIFSGGETKYPDFSHIKTKAPIELRTEGTLDKIINTVTEKYPDSYGFAIDLGHPHMDDHEHPNFEVYVKHLSYSYHKSSSLIFDENSGELLHTHDPKDKNFGEKVVSANYDIHVGAILGLPTKIIAFIVSIICASLPVTGFMIWWGRKKKKPIKTA, encoded by the coding sequence ATGAAGAAAAACCATCATCATAAAAAGAAACCGGGCTTTATCAAAAAATGGTCTGCCAAGCTGCATCTTTGGTTCGGATTGGGAATAGGATTTCTGATCTTTATTATCTCTATTACCGGAGCATTGTACGTTTTTAAGGATGAAGTGGAAAACATCACCCGAAAAGATGTCATCTACCATCAGGAACAAAATATTGAGCACAAACAGGTACTTCCAATCAGAGTGATGGAAAAAGCTGTCGCAGAACAGGTGAAGGAAAAATATCCGATTCACTGGGTAAATGTTCCTATTGACAAAAAGATGTCCTATATGTTCTTCTGGTATGAACATAATACTGATGCCTGGAATTATTTTGATGAGTTCCCTATCTATAAACAAGCTTATGTAAACCCCTACACAGGGAAAGTACTGAGAATTTATGATGAGAAAAACGGATTCTTCAATATCGTAAAAATGATCCACTGGAGCTACCTTTTGAAACAGGACTGGGGAACCTACGTAGTAGGAATTCCTGTTATCATTTTTATCATTATGCTGATCTCCGGGATTATCCTATGGTGGCCAAAGAACAAAGCAGCAAGAAAACAACGTTTTGCCTTCAAATGGAAAAATATCAAAAGCTGGAAACGAAAGAATTATGACCTTCATAATGTCTTAGGTTTTTATGCTTCCATATTCGCTTTAATCTTCTCTATTACCGGGTTATTTTATGCATTCTTTGTAGTGCAGGCTATGATCTATGTGATATTTTCCGGTGGGGAAACAAAGTATCCGGATTTTTCCCACATTAAAACAAAAGCTCCCATCGAGCTAAGAACAGAAGGAACACTGGATAAAATCATTAATACCGTAACGGAAAAATACCCTGACTCCTATGGTTTTGCCATAGATTTAGGCCATCCACACATGGATGATCACGAACATCCTAACTTTGAAGTGTACGTGAAACATCTTTCTTATTCTTATCATAAAAGCAGCAGCTTGATCTTTGATGAAAACTCAGGAGAGCTTCTTCATACTCATGATCCAAAAGACAAAAATTTTGGGGAAAAAGTAGTAAGTGCCAATTATGATATCCACGTAGGAGCTATTTTAGGACTTCCTACCAAGATTATTGCTTTTATTGTAAGTATTATCTGTGCCTCTCTTCCGGTTACCGGATTTATGATCTGGTGGGGAAGAAAAAAGAAAAAACCAATAAAAACAGCTTAA
- a CDS encoding phosphatidylinositol-specific phospholipase C1-like protein, with amino-acid sequence MKKAVFLGICLSSFNLFWAQSQHLNELKINEIQVIGSHNSYKKAILPEVYHYLSQKDTLNVLPRIQYEHIPIPQQLDLGLRNLEIDVYADSQGGKYAHPKILDLVKTSEPFDPEGKMKKPGYKMIHVTDIDYQTWYYTLEDCLKDLKKWSDQHPDHDPVFITLEPKDGKANQFGTEPEHYTSKLFDDLDHELKKYLGKDKIITPDDIRGSYTTLNEAALNKNWPKVKEVKGKFLFVLDNNGENRDLYAKDHPSLKGRMIFTNSVPGTPEAAVLFMNEPKKDDAMIKDLVKKGYIIRTRADADTMEARNEDYSRFEKAKESGAQIITTDYYYPSKLFKSNYKVSFDNNTYERKNPVTGK; translated from the coding sequence ATGAAAAAGGCTGTTTTTCTTGGTATCTGTTTATCTTCTTTCAACTTATTTTGGGCACAATCACAGCATCTCAATGAGTTAAAAATCAATGAAATCCAGGTTATTGGCTCTCATAATTCTTATAAAAAAGCCATTCTTCCCGAAGTGTATCATTATTTATCTCAAAAAGATACGCTGAACGTTTTACCAAGGATTCAGTATGAGCATATTCCTATTCCCCAGCAACTGGATCTGGGACTTAGAAATCTGGAAATTGATGTGTATGCAGACAGCCAGGGAGGAAAATATGCCCATCCGAAAATTCTGGATCTGGTAAAAACCTCTGAACCTTTTGATCCGGAAGGCAAAATGAAAAAACCAGGTTACAAGATGATTCATGTGACAGATATTGATTATCAGACGTGGTATTATACCTTAGAAGACTGTTTAAAGGATTTGAAAAAATGGTCTGATCAACATCCTGATCACGATCCTGTTTTTATAACGCTTGAGCCCAAAGATGGAAAAGCCAATCAATTTGGAACCGAACCGGAACACTACACATCGAAACTCTTTGACGATCTGGATCATGAACTGAAAAAATATCTGGGAAAAGACAAGATAATTACACCGGATGATATTCGTGGCTCTTATACAACATTGAACGAAGCTGCTCTAAACAAAAACTGGCCAAAAGTAAAAGAGGTAAAAGGGAAATTCCTTTTCGTACTGGATAATAATGGAGAAAACAGAGACTTATATGCTAAAGATCATCCTTCGTTGAAAGGAAGAATGATTTTTACGAATTCTGTTCCCGGAACTCCTGAGGCGGCAGTTTTGTTTATGAATGAACCCAAGAAGGATGATGCGATGATAAAAGATCTGGTAAAAAAAGGATATATCATCCGCACCCGAGCTGATGCTGATACCATGGAAGCCCGAAATGAAGACTATTCAAGGTTTGAGAAAGCCAAAGAAAGTGGTGCTCAAATCATTACAACAGACTATTATTATCCCAGCAAGCTATTCAAATCCAATTATAAGGTAAGTTTTGATAATAACACCTATGAAAGAAAGAATCCTGTAACAGGAAAATAG
- the msrA gene encoding peptide-methionine (S)-S-oxide reductase MsrA: MDNNNLDQITFGGGCFWCVESCFNMLKGVQSAISGYSGGHKDNPTYQEVCTGETGHAEVVQITYDPAIISYEQLMDVFFFLHDPTQLNRQGNDIGTQYRSVIYYKDAAEKAKAEEAIKVSQESGRWAGTYVTELTPFDKFWPAEQYHQGYYNENPTQPYCSAVVGPKIQKFKKHFGELGMLNAE, translated from the coding sequence ATGGACAACAATAATTTAGACCAGATTACTTTCGGTGGCGGATGTTTCTGGTGTGTAGAAAGCTGTTTCAATATGCTGAAAGGGGTACAGTCTGCTATTTCAGGATATTCAGGAGGGCATAAAGACAATCCTACTTATCAGGAAGTTTGTACAGGAGAAACAGGACATGCAGAAGTGGTACAAATCACGTATGATCCGGCAATTATTTCTTATGAACAGTTGATGGACGTATTTTTCTTCCTTCATGATCCTACCCAATTAAACAGACAGGGGAATGATATCGGAACCCAATACCGTTCTGTTATTTATTATAAAGATGCTGCTGAGAAAGCAAAGGCTGAGGAAGCTATTAAAGTGTCTCAGGAATCAGGAAGATGGGCTGGAACGTATGTAACAGAATTAACCCCATTCGACAAATTCTGGCCGGCAGAACAATATCATCAGGGATATTACAATGAGAACCCTACACAACCTTATTGCAGTGCTGTAGTAGGTCCTAAAATTCAGAAGTTTAAAAAGCATTTCGGGGAACTGGGAATGTTGAATGCAGAGTAA
- a CDS encoding TonB-dependent receptor — MKKALLSAACLGTTTVFAQVKDTLQTKNVDEVVMTASRKKENIKEVPSSITVVGEKQIQSQLTVNSDITSILQYTVPSLGTNSGQTSNTGQTLRGRQVLVLIDGIPQSTPLRNGARDLRTIDPSAIERIEVIKGASSIYGNGADGGIINYITKRNKTDKKISGISQIGFTGQPYGGTLGVRASQLLTGKIKKFDYTLSLAYERTGYTKDGDGVLISPTYSIAKMDNYNGLLKIGYDINENQRIEASYIGYSSRSDLNVGLKTGKYGITPTIGEGIGKGLETTPQGTPKNHNIRVSYDNKNLFAGTSLNINLYYQDFKTVYGYSDTFFNGGQSNVISKKAGARFNLDTQLWNSANSQGEIIYGADILNDETVQKLEDGRFWTPNMNMTNIAPFVLAKIDLFKKLTIKGGLRYENIKVNVDDFNTLSTLKSDGTFTKSIPVAGGKLSYNALVGNIGVRYNIEPYINLFGSFSQAYSINELGRILRTSTSETIKNLETKPIIVNNYELGATGQLSSWLNYELTSYVSTSKLGASFVQSPDRALMIQRSPEIVYGVEGFLHFTPTKWIQFGGSYSWMEGITSIKDDGDYSAKINNSRISAPKVLAYVQARPIPTLSIGLDMLHSFQQNRFEPNAKTGLFAYGEGYVPEYTVFNFKSSYEVSNNWRLSLGIENLFNKVYQPAISWWTARDSDFTNALGLRGTFMIEYKF, encoded by the coding sequence ATGAAAAAAGCGCTTTTATCAGCTGCCTGCTTAGGAACTACTACCGTTTTTGCCCAGGTAAAAGATACTTTACAAACCAAAAATGTGGATGAGGTTGTTATGACTGCCTCCCGAAAAAAGGAAAACATAAAAGAGGTTCCAAGCTCTATTACCGTAGTGGGAGAAAAGCAGATTCAGTCTCAGCTGACTGTTAACTCAGATATTACAAGCATCCTGCAGTATACGGTTCCCAGTTTAGGAACGAATTCCGGACAGACTTCCAACACGGGACAGACCTTAAGAGGACGTCAGGTTTTGGTTTTGATTGATGGAATTCCACAGTCTACTCCACTTCGTAACGGAGCCAGAGACTTAAGGACTATTGATCCTTCGGCCATCGAAAGAATTGAAGTCATCAAAGGAGCATCTTCCATCTATGGAAACGGAGCAGATGGTGGGATTATCAATTATATTACAAAAAGAAACAAAACAGATAAAAAGATCTCAGGAATTTCACAGATTGGCTTTACCGGGCAGCCTTACGGTGGTACGTTAGGAGTAAGAGCCAGCCAGCTTTTAACTGGGAAAATCAAGAAATTTGATTATACCCTTTCATTAGCCTACGAAAGAACAGGATATACAAAAGACGGAGACGGCGTTTTGATAAGCCCTACTTATAGTATTGCCAAGATGGACAATTACAATGGCTTATTGAAAATAGGGTATGATATCAATGAGAATCAAAGAATTGAAGCTTCTTACATTGGTTATTCTTCAAGATCAGACCTGAACGTAGGACTTAAAACAGGAAAATACGGCATCACCCCTACCATTGGTGAAGGAATTGGAAAAGGACTGGAAACAACGCCTCAGGGAACTCCGAAAAACCATAACATCAGAGTGAGCTATGACAATAAAAACCTGTTTGCAGGAACCTCGTTAAATATCAATCTTTATTATCAGGATTTCAAAACTGTTTACGGATACAGCGATACCTTTTTCAATGGCGGACAGTCTAATGTGATTTCAAAAAAAGCAGGAGCCAGATTCAATTTGGATACCCAACTTTGGAACTCAGCAAACTCTCAGGGAGAAATTATCTACGGAGCTGATATTCTGAATGATGAAACGGTACAAAAACTGGAAGACGGACGTTTCTGGACTCCCAATATGAATATGACCAATATTGCTCCTTTCGTATTGGCAAAAATTGATCTCTTCAAAAAATTAACCATCAAAGGAGGACTTCGTTATGAAAACATCAAAGTAAATGTAGATGATTTCAATACCCTTTCTACCCTTAAAAGTGACGGAACTTTCACCAAAAGTATTCCTGTAGCCGGTGGAAAACTGAGCTATAATGCTTTGGTAGGAAATATTGGTGTCCGTTATAATATTGAGCCTTATATCAACCTTTTCGGAAGCTTCTCTCAGGCTTACTCTATCAATGAATTAGGAAGAATTCTGAGAACCTCAACTTCCGAAACGATTAAAAATCTGGAAACAAAACCAATTATTGTAAACAATTACGAATTGGGTGCTACAGGACAGCTTTCCAGCTGGCTTAACTATGAATTAACTTCTTACGTGAGTACCTCTAAACTGGGAGCATCATTCGTACAAAGTCCGGACAGAGCATTGATGATTCAGAGATCTCCTGAAATTGTATACGGTGTTGAAGGATTTTTACACTTCACCCCTACAAAATGGATTCAGTTTGGGGGAAGCTATAGCTGGATGGAAGGGATCACTTCCATAAAAGATGACGGTGATTACTCTGCAAAGATCAACAACAGCAGAATTTCTGCCCCTAAAGTATTAGCCTATGTTCAGGCGAGACCTATCCCTACTCTATCGATTGGTCTTGATATGCTTCACTCTTTCCAGCAAAACAGATTCGAGCCTAATGCGAAAACAGGATTGTTTGCATATGGTGAAGGATATGTTCCTGAATATACTGTTTTCAACTTCAAATCAAGTTATGAAGTTAGCAACAACTGGAGACTGTCATTAGGTATTGAAAACCTATTCAACAAAGTGTACCAGCCTGCCATTTCATGGTGGACCGCAAGAGACAGTGACTTCACAAATGCTCTTGGATTGAGAGGAACATTCATGATTGAGTACAAATTTTAA
- a CDS encoding RagB/SusD family nutrient uptake outer membrane protein: MKSKFLNINTLILSFAVLSLMGCTNLDEKVIDEVLGSETADPEAALAAAYGQLGDGTFVDHGNVFALQEYSTDEALLPTRGSDWGDGGKWRAMHEFTWDASNDVVKTTWNSLNFGITKSLTAISSIEKSNSTNRALFLAEAKGLLAYYTYTTIDLFGQAPYRDPGNINAPIQIRKAETTIDALITEVEGLIPNLADIKTQNTHAGRFTKQAAYAFLADMYLNRAVLKNKTAGSFNFLEQAVSGSGTDMDKVIEYSNLLINNPNFSLESNYFHNFDINNDTSKEMIFSIVQKKNTDKASDNDLAYMSMERIQKPSPDNRGTNASCITPEFYYSWNGNHDDPRFQRSYQYADGTWFRNDGTDVSVPSSSKVEGTGKPWFHFNRGLQVGQQYGPKILADGNFDMTSDGRIKVYKLFTEKNTTLAADFTPELNFDNPSESVFTQAQINRGVRNFKFEFDPGYGNNGTSGMDVPLYRLGTIYMMRAEAYLRSGNISAALADVNKLRTSRTNDALKNNAPGVAIASLDENTLFKESGYELYWEMYRRKAMIRFKKFDLPGTAKSASLPYRRIFPIPQATIDASKDFTQNPGY, from the coding sequence ATGAAATCTAAATTTTTAAATATAAATACCCTTATTTTATCCTTTGCTGTACTGTCTTTAATGGGATGTACCAATCTGGATGAAAAAGTAATTGATGAGGTTTTGGGCTCTGAAACGGCAGACCCTGAAGCGGCTCTTGCTGCTGCATACGGGCAGCTGGGAGACGGAACTTTTGTAGATCACGGAAATGTTTTTGCTTTACAGGAATATTCTACTGATGAAGCTTTATTACCCACAAGAGGAAGTGACTGGGGTGATGGAGGAAAATGGAGAGCCATGCACGAATTCACATGGGATGCAAGCAATGATGTCGTAAAAACAACCTGGAATTCTCTGAACTTTGGGATTACAAAGTCCCTGACGGCCATCTCAAGTATTGAAAAAAGCAACAGTACCAACAGAGCCTTATTTTTAGCAGAAGCAAAAGGATTATTAGCCTATTATACTTATACCACAATTGATCTTTTCGGGCAGGCTCCTTACAGAGATCCGGGGAATATTAATGCTCCTATTCAGATCCGAAAAGCAGAAACTACCATTGATGCTTTGATTACTGAAGTGGAAGGACTTATTCCCAATCTGGCAGATATTAAAACCCAGAATACCCACGCCGGAAGATTTACCAAACAGGCAGCGTATGCATTTCTTGCAGATATGTACCTGAACAGGGCTGTTTTGAAGAATAAAACGGCAGGATCATTCAACTTTTTGGAGCAGGCGGTGAGTGGCTCCGGAACAGATATGGATAAAGTAATTGAATATTCCAATTTATTGATTAACAATCCGAATTTCAGTCTGGAATCCAATTATTTCCACAATTTTGATATCAATAATGATACAAGTAAGGAGATGATTTTCTCTATCGTTCAGAAGAAAAATACAGATAAAGCTTCAGATAATGACCTGGCATATATGTCTATGGAAAGAATTCAGAAGCCATCCCCTGATAACAGAGGAACCAATGCATCATGTATTACCCCGGAATTTTATTATTCATGGAACGGAAATCATGATGATCCACGTTTTCAGAGATCTTACCAGTATGCGGATGGGACATGGTTCAGAAATGACGGAACAGATGTAAGTGTACCTTCATCCAGTAAAGTAGAAGGTACAGGAAAACCATGGTTTCATTTCAACAGAGGGCTGCAGGTGGGACAGCAATATGGGCCTAAGATTCTTGCAGACGGAAACTTTGATATGACTTCAGACGGAAGGATTAAAGTGTATAAATTATTTACGGAAAAAAATACAACACTTGCCGCCGACTTCACTCCTGAGCTGAATTTTGATAACCCTTCTGAATCTGTATTTACTCAGGCTCAGATCAACAGAGGAGTAAGAAACTTTAAGTTTGAATTCGATCCGGGATATGGAAATAACGGAACAAGCGGAATGGATGTACCCTTGTATAGGTTAGGAACCATCTATATGATGAGAGCAGAAGCTTACTTAAGAAGTGGAAATATATCCGCTGCGTTGGCAGATGTGAATAAGCTGAGAACAAGCAGAACGAATGATGCTCTAAAGAACAATGCTCCGGGAGTTGCCATTGCTTCTTTGGATGAGAATACACTGTTTAAAGAATCAGGATATGAGCTGTATTGGGAAATGTACAGAAGAAAAGCCATGATCCGATTCAAGAAGTTTGATTTACCGGGAACAGCCAAATCTGCTTCTCTGCCATACAGAAGGATTTTTCCGATTCCTCAGGCAACCATTGATGCCTCAAAAGATTTTACCCAAAATCCAGGATATTAG
- a CDS encoding SusC/RagA family TonB-linked outer membrane protein translates to MYHKINFFKFKKLIPIALIFLVTSQADAKGFTSNYPVFSQVNETISGTVTDQKGAAVEGAKITVVETGENASTDASGNFTISASIGQTLSVSYEGYGIQMVKISSTSVAVQLETKKESTSIEEVTLVGYGSQKKSDLTGAVSQLKAENFKEGMNISVDNLMQGKIAGVRIVQSSGEPGAGVNVSIRGIGSIRSGSTPLFVVDGVPLSNDAVSATGPNIGLGNAQAKNPLNFLNTSDIESITVLKDASAAAIYGARGSNGVVLVTTKRGRKGEPLFTYDTYLGFSSVIKKLDLMTADEYRSAGINKLYDHGGNTDWQDEIFRNAVSSNHSVSFSKSTETGNYFASISHMDQDGIILNSGFKRTTARLNAEESFFDNKRLKIKLNLTASDIKETGIPNGANAGSDGQVIIHALMANPTRSVYDQNGNYTNFNMNAHYNPLYLLSVYSDKTNTFRVLGNTEATLRILPGLNYKFNLGIDKTMSERNTTMYPNITDRTPKGMYVQANLDSYNVLLEHYLTYDLSLNKHNFSLLGGFSYQKFKTTGTYFGVKNIANQGAGIPPEINPGYSGEAFIPAAGYAQENELQSYFGRVNYNFDKKYLLTASLRADGSTRFGQNNKYGYFPSVAVGWTVSNENFLKDSQIINELKLRGSWGQTGNQEVPNKITQASSSLSPSGGYYLYENLNLINGVVINRTPNPDLKWEVVEQTNIGADFSLWRNKLYGSLEYYNKITKDPILNIPSRPLSPTSTVWKNVDAKIVNKGFEFSLGSEIIKTQNFTWNFDVNGATVSNVVKDLPVSAIYSGEVSGPGLSGVTANIYRNGYEAGSFYMLNYLGVDANGKYIYEDVNADGRIDQNDRKIFEGAIPNFTFGINSYMKYKKFDFSFSFIGQTGGYLVNNTALDLNINNLASDRNVLKNFYESGANFTNQPQLSSLYLEKSDFIRLNNVRLGYTFDTSQLKFLRSINLYVSAQNLLTLTSYSGYDPLVDTNKQVSGNQSLGIDYTTYPSAKTFILGATVKF, encoded by the coding sequence ATGTACCACAAAATTAATTTTTTTAAGTTTAAAAAGCTAATTCCGATTGCATTAATTTTTTTGGTGACAAGCCAAGCTGATGCCAAAGGATTTACTTCCAACTATCCTGTCTTTTCGCAGGTAAACGAAACCATTTCCGGAACGGTGACGGATCAGAAAGGAGCTGCTGTTGAAGGCGCAAAAATCACAGTTGTAGAAACCGGAGAAAATGCTTCTACTGATGCATCGGGAAACTTTACCATTTCAGCCAGCATCGGACAAACCTTGTCTGTTTCTTATGAAGGATATGGAATCCAGATGGTGAAAATCTCCAGTACTTCAGTTGCTGTACAATTAGAAACTAAAAAAGAATCAACATCCATCGAAGAAGTAACACTGGTAGGATATGGTTCCCAGAAGAAATCTGATTTAACAGGAGCCGTAAGCCAGCTAAAAGCTGAGAATTTCAAAGAAGGAATGAACATTTCCGTTGACAACCTGATGCAGGGGAAAATTGCGGGTGTCCGTATTGTCCAGTCGAGTGGAGAGCCGGGAGCCGGAGTAAATGTGTCCATCAGAGGGATCGGTTCTATCCGAAGCGGGAGTACTCCTTTATTTGTTGTAGATGGAGTTCCTTTGAGTAACGATGCCGTAAGTGCTACAGGCCCGAATATCGGGTTAGGAAATGCGCAGGCCAAGAACCCGTTAAACTTTTTAAATACCAGTGATATTGAATCTATTACGGTTTTGAAAGATGCTTCAGCTGCTGCAATCTACGGGGCAAGAGGTTCAAACGGTGTTGTTTTGGTAACAACGAAAAGAGGAAGAAAAGGAGAACCATTGTTTACCTATGATACGTATTTAGGTTTTTCTTCAGTGATTAAAAAATTAGACCTGATGACTGCTGATGAATATAGGTCTGCAGGAATCAACAAATTATACGACCATGGGGGAAATACAGACTGGCAGGATGAAATCTTCAGAAATGCAGTCTCTTCCAATCATTCAGTATCTTTTTCAAAATCTACGGAAACCGGAAATTATTTTGCGTCCATTTCTCACATGGATCAGGATGGTATCATTCTGAACAGTGGTTTTAAAAGAACAACGGCCCGTTTGAATGCAGAAGAATCATTTTTTGATAATAAAAGATTAAAAATTAAACTTAATCTTACGGCAAGTGACATCAAAGAAACGGGAATCCCGAACGGAGCCAATGCAGGTTCTGACGGTCAGGTGATTATCCATGCTTTGATGGCGAATCCTACGCGTTCCGTGTATGATCAAAACGGAAATTATACCAACTTTAATATGAATGCTCATTACAATCCTTTGTATCTGCTGAGTGTTTATAGCGATAAAACCAATACTTTCAGAGTATTAGGGAATACAGAAGCCACATTGAGAATCTTACCCGGATTGAATTATAAGTTCAATTTAGGAATTGATAAAACAATGTCTGAGAGAAATACAACGATGTACCCAAACATTACGGACAGAACTCCGAAAGGAATGTATGTTCAGGCAAATCTTGATTCTTATAATGTATTGTTGGAACATTACTTAACCTACGATCTTAGTTTAAATAAACATAATTTCAGCTTGTTAGGTGGTTTCTCCTATCAGAAATTCAAAACTACAGGAACTTATTTCGGGGTGAAAAATATTGCGAATCAGGGAGCTGGAATTCCACCGGAAATTAATCCCGGATATTCTGGTGAAGCTTTTATTCCGGCAGCAGGATATGCTCAGGAGAATGAATTACAATCTTATTTCGGAAGAGTAAACTATAATTTTGATAAAAAATACTTACTAACGGCTTCATTGAGAGCTGATGGTTCTACCCGTTTTGGTCAAAACAACAAATACGGGTATTTCCCTTCTGTTGCAGTAGGCTGGACGGTTTCTAATGAAAATTTCCTGAAAGATTCTCAGATCATCAATGAATTAAAATTAAGAGGAAGCTGGGGACAAACCGGTAACCAGGAAGTTCCGAATAAAATCACTCAGGCAAGCTCTTCACTGTCACCATCCGGAGGATATTATTTGTATGAGAATCTGAATCTGATTAATGGAGTTGTGATCAACAGAACCCCTAATCCTGATCTGAAATGGGAAGTGGTGGAGCAGACCAATATTGGAGCAGACTTTAGCTTATGGAGAAACAAGTTGTACGGATCATTGGAATATTACAACAAAATAACCAAAGACCCGATTCTGAATATTCCTTCCAGACCGTTAAGCCCTACAAGTACAGTATGGAAAAATGTAGATGCAAAGATTGTTAATAAAGGATTTGAATTCTCTTTAGGTTCAGAAATTATCAAAACACAAAACTTTACCTGGAACTTTGATGTCAACGGAGCAACAGTGAGTAACGTGGTAAAAGATCTTCCGGTTTCTGCTATCTATTCGGGAGAAGTATCAGGGCCTGGACTTTCAGGAGTTACTGCTAATATTTACAGAAACGGCTATGAAGCAGGATCTTTCTATATGTTGAATTATTTGGGAGTAGATGCCAACGGAAAATATATCTATGAAGATGTAAATGCTGATGGAAGAATTGATCAGAATGACAGAAAGATCTTTGAAGGAGCGATTCCGAATTTCACTTTCGGGATTAATTCTTATATGAAATACAAGAAGTTTGATTTCTCATTCTCTTTCATTGGGCAAACGGGTGGTTACCTGGTGAATAATACTGCGTTGGATTTAAATATCAACAACTTAGCGTCAGACAGAAACGTATTGAAAAACTTCTACGAATCCGGAGCCAACTTTACCAATCAGCCTCAATTATCATCCCTTTATCTTGAAAAATCAGATTTTATACGATTGAATAATGTAAGATTGGGATACACTTTCGATACCAGCCAGCTGAAGTTTTTGAGAAGTATCAATCTTTATGTAAGCGCACAAAACCTGTTGACCCTTACAAGCTATTCCGGTTATGATCCATTGGTGGATACGAACAAACAGGTGAGTGGAAATCAGTCTCTGGGAATCGACTATACAACCTATCCGTCTGCCAAGACTTTCATTTTGGGAGCTACTGTTAAATTTTAA